Proteins encoded by one window of Nocardia goodfellowii:
- a CDS encoding DinB family protein, with protein MLDTTALREAYRVLIEAAATVAEAETTRDPGPGEWNADQVLGHVSLVTAMTLAAASAVAAGAPTTYDNRLAQDSWTIGRAVELAGDGAGLRERVRRQGEALCEFSGPALSDAELDTLVPTRLISAGTLLVDQPLPLRDLLTGLAATELPGHTEQLLALLDIR; from the coding sequence ATGCTCGACACCACCGCGTTGCGCGAGGCCTACCGCGTACTGATCGAGGCCGCCGCCACGGTCGCCGAGGCGGAGACGACACGCGATCCCGGGCCGGGCGAATGGAATGCCGACCAGGTGCTGGGCCACGTCAGCCTGGTCACCGCCATGACCCTCGCCGCGGCGTCCGCCGTCGCCGCGGGTGCGCCGACGACCTATGACAACCGGCTGGCCCAGGACTCCTGGACCATCGGCCGCGCCGTCGAGCTGGCGGGCGACGGCGCGGGGCTGCGCGAACGGGTCCGTCGCCAAGGCGAGGCCCTGTGCGAGTTCAGCGGTCCGGCACTGAGTGACGCGGAGTTGGACACCCTGGTGCCCACTCGCCTGATCTCGGCCGGCACGCTGCTGGTGGATCAGCCACTGCCGCTTCGAGATCTACTCACCGGCCTCGCCGCCACGGAATTGCCGGGCCACACCGAGCAACTGCTGGCCCTGCTGGATATCCGCTAG
- a CDS encoding cyclase family protein: MSERDTVLRSTHRRRDPLLEAVRGGVDLIELGQPFFTGMPCSPNHPGFRMTLARRHGDMVRPDGGSASNEIIVTGGHVGTHIDALSHVSQDGRLHGGIDAADAQRGGTFTVHGAEHLPGFLRRGILLDIARVHDTDTLPGGYEVTVEDLARAAALAGAEPTSGDVVLIRTGWARLFDRPEAYLGGQSGVPGIGVAGARWLAARGIAATGADTTAYECLAPGAGHSVLPVHRVLLVESGIFILEHLALEVLSAQRISEFVFVLAPLRIVGGTGSPVRPFAAVGR, encoded by the coding sequence ATGAGCGAGCGAGACACCGTCCTGCGGTCAACGCACCGGAGGCGCGATCCGTTGCTGGAGGCGGTGCGCGGCGGTGTCGATCTGATCGAACTCGGGCAGCCGTTCTTCACCGGCATGCCCTGTTCACCCAACCATCCCGGCTTCCGAATGACGCTGGCGCGCAGGCACGGTGACATGGTGCGCCCCGACGGCGGGTCCGCGTCCAACGAGATCATTGTGACCGGTGGGCATGTCGGGACCCACATCGACGCGCTCAGCCACGTCAGCCAGGACGGCCGGCTACACGGCGGCATCGATGCCGCCGACGCGCAGCGGGGCGGGACGTTCACCGTGCACGGGGCCGAGCATCTGCCCGGCTTCCTGCGGCGCGGAATCCTGCTCGATATCGCCCGGGTGCACGACACCGACACGCTGCCCGGCGGTTACGAAGTCACCGTCGAGGATTTGGCGCGGGCGGCGGCACTGGCCGGGGCCGAGCCCACGTCGGGGGATGTGGTGCTGATTCGCACCGGGTGGGCGCGGCTGTTCGACCGTCCCGAGGCGTATCTGGGTGGGCAGTCCGGCGTACCCGGCATCGGGGTGGCGGGTGCTCGGTGGCTGGCGGCCCGCGGCATCGCCGCCACCGGTGCCGACACCACCGCCTACGAGTGCCTGGCTCCCGGCGCGGGACACAGCGTGCTGCCGGTACACCGGGTGCTGCTGGTGGAATCCGGGATCTTCATCCTCGAACATCTGGCACTGGAAGTGCTTTCCGCCCAGAGGATTTCGGAGTTCGTGTTCGTACTGGCACCCTTGCGCATTGTCGGCGGAACCGGGTCTCCGGTCCGCCCTTTCGCGGCGGTAGGCCGATGA
- a CDS encoding ArsR/SmtB family transcription factor has translation MVFKALADPTRRLLLDRLRERNGQTLRELCERVEMARQSLTQHLDILEQSGLVTVLRRGRERVHYLDPGPIHDIEQRWISVFDKPRLDAISAIKNQAEEKAMTTTVPDYVYVTYIRASAEQVWEALTDADVTAQFWGHSNVSDWQPGSGWEHRRADGSGVIDVVGKVLESDPPTRLVVTFEDSPEVEREASEVTFLIEPHQDIVRLTVTHEKLPNQEMLQGISTGWPAVLANLKSLLETGAVLPQAPWEMSAAHA, from the coding sequence CTGGTGTTCAAAGCCCTCGCCGATCCGACGCGGCGGCTGCTGCTGGATCGGCTGCGGGAACGCAATGGGCAGACATTGCGGGAGTTGTGCGAGCGGGTGGAGATGGCGCGGCAGTCGTTGACGCAGCACCTGGACATCCTCGAGCAATCCGGGCTCGTCACCGTGCTGCGACGCGGGCGGGAGCGAGTCCATTACCTCGATCCGGGTCCTATCCACGACATCGAGCAGCGCTGGATTTCCGTCTTCGACAAGCCGCGACTGGACGCGATCAGCGCTATCAAGAACCAAGCAGAGGAGAAAGCTATGACTACAACGGTGCCCGATTATGTTTACGTCACCTACATTCGGGCGAGTGCGGAACAGGTGTGGGAGGCGCTGACCGACGCGGATGTCACCGCCCAGTTCTGGGGCCACTCGAATGTGTCGGATTGGCAGCCGGGTTCGGGCTGGGAGCATCGGCGGGCCGACGGGTCGGGCGTAATCGACGTCGTCGGGAAGGTGCTCGAATCCGATCCGCCGACCCGCCTGGTCGTCACCTTCGAGGATTCGCCGGAGGTCGAACGGGAGGCTTCGGAGGTGACCTTCCTGATCGAACCCCATCAGGACATCGTGCGGCTCACCGTCACCCACGAGAAGCTGCCGAACCAGGAGATGCTGCAGGGCATTTCCACCGGCTGGCCCGCCGTGCTCGCCAATCTCAAATCGCTGCTGGAGACGGGTGCCGTACTGCCGCAAGCCCCGTGGGAGATGTCAGCGGCCCACGCCTGA
- a CDS encoding MmgE/PrpD family protein, which yields MNERTIVQRLAEFAASARDRGLGTELRADAARRVLDVLGNSLAAQHTPAAATVRALITEWGGTPRATALGLPGRHPEASAALLGGTLAHAMDFDDTHLPSVLHPSASVVPTALAVAEATGAAGAALLDAVAVGVEITVRLGMAGYDEALGNSVFFERGQHATAICGAVGAAAAAAMLYRSDADGIAHALGIAASMGSGLLEANRTGGTVKRVHCGWAGHAAVTAASLARHGMTGPPTVIEGRFGLLQAFCGDRAVPSAITGALGEHWELPGVFFKPYPCNHFTHAGIDAALRLRARGVTAAEVVRLELGAPAPVLRTIGEPLDAKRRPESGYHAAFSGPYTVAAALLGGGGLGVFHEDFTDAAARDPQRLALAAKLDCVPDPHCDKIFPHQFPAVLTAELHDGRTRTERVDVNRGGPGNPLSPEELATKFRLNTTHLLTPAEADTVSETVYGLADLEDLEPLLTQLRATAVR from the coding sequence ATGAATGAGCGGACAATCGTTCAGCGGTTGGCGGAATTCGCCGCATCGGCGCGCGATCGTGGTCTCGGTACGGAGTTGCGCGCCGACGCGGCCCGCCGGGTGCTCGACGTCCTCGGCAACAGCCTCGCGGCCCAACACACTCCCGCTGCGGCGACGGTGCGCGCGCTGATCACCGAGTGGGGCGGCACGCCGCGCGCGACCGCGCTCGGCCTGCCCGGCCGCCACCCGGAGGCCAGTGCGGCATTGCTCGGCGGAACCCTCGCGCACGCCATGGATTTCGATGACACGCACCTGCCGTCGGTGCTGCACCCTTCGGCTTCGGTGGTACCCACCGCTTTGGCGGTCGCGGAGGCTACCGGCGCTGCCGGTGCGGCGCTGCTGGACGCGGTGGCCGTCGGTGTGGAGATCACCGTGCGCCTCGGCATGGCGGGCTACGACGAGGCTCTGGGCAACTCGGTCTTCTTCGAGCGGGGCCAGCACGCGACCGCGATCTGCGGGGCCGTCGGCGCCGCGGCCGCGGCCGCCATGCTGTACCGCTCGGACGCCGACGGCATCGCCCACGCCCTCGGCATCGCCGCGAGCATGGGTTCGGGACTGCTGGAAGCCAATCGCACCGGCGGCACCGTGAAGCGGGTGCACTGCGGGTGGGCCGGGCACGCCGCGGTGACGGCGGCGAGCCTGGCACGGCACGGCATGACCGGCCCGCCGACCGTGATCGAAGGCAGATTCGGTCTGCTGCAAGCCTTTTGCGGTGACCGAGCGGTACCCTCGGCGATCACCGGCGCGCTCGGCGAGCACTGGGAGTTGCCCGGGGTCTTCTTCAAGCCCTACCCGTGCAACCACTTCACCCATGCGGGCATCGACGCCGCACTCCGCCTCCGCGCCCGTGGCGTCACCGCCGCGGAGGTGGTCCGCTTGGAGCTGGGCGCACCGGCACCGGTACTGCGCACCATCGGCGAACCGCTCGACGCCAAGCGTCGCCCCGAATCCGGTTATCACGCGGCGTTTTCCGGCCCGTACACCGTTGCCGCGGCGCTGCTGGGCGGCGGCGGCCTCGGGGTGTTCCACGAGGACTTCACCGACGCCGCCGCCCGTGACCCACAGCGCCTCGCCCTGGCGGCGAAGCTCGATTGCGTCCCGGACCCGCACTGCGACAAGATCTTCCCGCACCAGTTCCCCGCCGTGCTCACCGCCGAACTGCACGACGGCCGCACCCGCACCGAACGCGTGGACGTCAATCGGGGCGGCCCCGGTAACCCACTTTCACCCGAGGAACTCGCGACCAAATTCCGCCTCAACACCACCCATCTGCTGACCCCCGCCGAGGCCGACACCGTCAGCGAGACCGTATACGGATTGGCCGACCTGGAAGATCTGGAGCCACTGCTGACCCAGCTACGAGCAACAGCAGTTCGCTGA
- a CDS encoding hydroxymethylglutaryl-CoA lyase encodes MEVAPRDGLQNEPEMISTADKIRLIERSVEAGVRRVEAVSFVHPQRVPQMADAEAVMAGVPRPPGVTYAGLVFNDRGLDRALAAAVDEVNIVVVATDTFSRRNQGCTTDEGIERWQALAERAAAAGLHRTVTIAAAFGCPFEGEVAPASVLDLIRRVAAAAPDEIALADTIGVGTPDRVRTLIAGVAALAPSAILRCHFHNTRNTGYANAVAAIEAGARVLDASTGGIGGCPFAPAATGNIATEDLLYLLDRMGVTTGVDAGRVRETGQWLGELLGKPVPALLGRAGPFPAAAV; translated from the coding sequence ATGGAGGTCGCCCCGCGCGACGGTCTGCAGAACGAACCGGAGATGATCTCGACGGCGGACAAGATCCGGCTGATCGAACGGTCCGTCGAGGCAGGCGTGCGGCGCGTCGAGGCGGTGAGTTTCGTGCACCCGCAACGGGTTCCGCAGATGGCCGATGCGGAGGCGGTGATGGCGGGGGTGCCGCGGCCGCCGGGCGTCACCTATGCCGGACTGGTGTTCAACGACAGGGGACTGGACCGCGCGCTGGCCGCCGCCGTGGACGAGGTGAATATCGTTGTGGTGGCCACGGATACGTTCAGCCGCCGCAATCAGGGATGTACGACGGACGAGGGGATCGAGCGCTGGCAGGCGCTCGCCGAGCGTGCCGCCGCGGCCGGTCTGCACCGCACCGTCACCATCGCCGCCGCGTTCGGCTGCCCGTTCGAGGGCGAAGTGGCTCCCGCGTCGGTCCTGGATCTGATCCGCCGGGTCGCCGCCGCCGCGCCCGACGAGATCGCGCTCGCCGATACCATCGGCGTCGGCACACCCGACCGGGTGCGCACCCTCATCGCCGGAGTCGCGGCGCTGGCGCCGTCGGCGATACTGCGCTGCCACTTCCACAACACCCGAAACACCGGTTACGCCAACGCTGTCGCCGCCATCGAGGCCGGTGCTCGCGTGCTGGACGCGAGCACCGGCGGTATCGGCGGCTGCCCGTTTGCCCCGGCCGCCACCGGCAATATCGCGACCGAGGACCTGCTCTACCTGCTGGACCGGATGGGCGTGACGACCGGTGTCGATGCCGGACGGGTGCGCGAAACGGGACAGTGGTTGGGCGAACTGCTGGGCAAACCGGTGCCCGCGCTGCTGGGTCGCGCGGGGCCGTTCCCCGCCGCCGCCGTGTAG
- a CDS encoding CaiB/BaiF CoA transferase family protein encodes MPADTTTSTGPLADLRVIEMGQLLAGPFCGQLLGDFGAEVIKLESPGSGDPMRQWGREQSQGKSLWWPVVARNKKSATCNLRDPEGQRLARELIAQADIVIENFRPGTMERWGLGYDRLRENNPGLIMTRVTGYGQTGPYAPRAGYGSIGEAMGGIRYTTGDPGNPPARTGISIGDSLAAVFATIGTLAAVHHRARTGAGQLVDSAIYEAVLAMMESLLPEYAITGYQRERTGSVLPNVAPSNVYPTANGDMILIAANQDTVFTRLAQLMDRPELATDARYATHTARGARMAELDDLIAAWTAGADAEQLLERLHAAGVPAGRIYTARDMFTDPHFAAREAIVRIAHPEFGELPMHNVVPKLSATPGSIRHAGPELGQHNTDVYCGLLGLDAGQLAKLAESGVV; translated from the coding sequence ATGCCCGCTGACACAACCACATCGACCGGTCCGCTGGCCGACCTCCGGGTGATCGAGATGGGCCAACTGCTGGCCGGGCCGTTCTGCGGCCAACTGCTCGGTGATTTCGGCGCCGAGGTGATCAAACTCGAGAGCCCGGGCAGCGGCGACCCGATGCGGCAGTGGGGCCGGGAACAATCGCAGGGCAAGTCGCTGTGGTGGCCGGTGGTCGCGCGCAACAAGAAGTCGGCGACCTGCAATCTGCGCGATCCCGAAGGACAGCGGCTGGCCCGGGAGCTCATCGCCCAGGCCGATATCGTGATCGAGAACTTCCGGCCGGGCACGATGGAGCGCTGGGGACTCGGCTACGACCGGCTGCGGGAAAACAATCCCGGTCTGATCATGACGCGGGTCACCGGTTACGGCCAGACCGGCCCATACGCGCCCCGCGCCGGGTACGGTTCGATCGGCGAGGCGATGGGCGGAATCCGTTACACCACAGGCGATCCCGGCAATCCGCCGGCCCGCACCGGTATCTCGATCGGCGATTCCCTGGCCGCGGTCTTCGCCACCATCGGCACGCTCGCCGCGGTGCATCACCGTGCGCGCACCGGTGCGGGCCAGCTCGTCGACTCCGCCATCTACGAGGCGGTGCTGGCGATGATGGAATCACTGCTGCCGGAGTACGCGATCACCGGCTATCAGCGCGAGCGCACCGGTTCGGTGCTGCCGAATGTCGCGCCGAGCAACGTCTACCCGACCGCGAACGGGGACATGATCCTCATCGCCGCCAACCAGGACACGGTTTTCACCCGCCTCGCGCAGCTCATGGACCGGCCCGAATTGGCCACCGACGCAAGGTATGCCACGCATACCGCCCGCGGCGCCCGGATGGCCGAGCTGGACGACCTCATCGCGGCGTGGACCGCCGGCGCCGACGCGGAACAACTGCTGGAACGCCTGCACGCCGCCGGTGTCCCGGCCGGGCGCATCTACACCGCCCGAGATATGTTCACCGATCCGCATTTCGCCGCACGCGAGGCGATCGTGCGGATCGCGCATCCCGAATTCGGCGAGCTGCCCATGCACAACGTGGTCCCCAAACTCAGTGCCACACCGGGATCCATCCGCCACGCCGGCCCCGAACTGGGCCAGCACAACACCGACGTCTACTGCGGCCTGCTCGGCCTGGACGCCGGCCAACTCGCGAAACTCGCCGAATCAGGCGTCGTCTGA
- a CDS encoding flavin-containing monooxygenase, with the protein MTSKAVSVAIIGAGFGGLAAAIELDRNGIHDYTVFERGESVGGVWRANSYPGAACDVPSPIYSFSYELETEWSRRFGTQPEIHRYLRRTADKYGVTRKIRFGTEVVAATFEEDAGRWRVEQAGGEVDYFDALICATGQLSRPKLPELDGMDSFAGAQFHSAQWDHSVDLTGKRVAVVGSGASAVQIVPAIADRVAALEVVQRSAYWVGNKWDHQTSKTVRALLRTVPGLARLQHNAEWLWYEARAPFIARWAEPVQIAFEYWLKFKIRREIRDPELRAAVTPDYRFGCNRVLLSNAWYPALDREHVTLHPHGVHRVTERGLVLSDGSEVAADVIVWCTGFTASEYLAPIDITGLDGRKLHAEWKSGPYAHLGITVSGYPNMFLMYGPNTGSLTNTITFLLEKQARYARQAIERIAARGGWLDVRPEVQEAFNDGLQHTLRRTVFTTGCPGWYHTPEGKVTAVWPGSHVAYARKTRKVDFDEYEHRAASGELMHGLS; encoded by the coding sequence ATGACGAGTAAGGCAGTGTCGGTCGCCATCATCGGTGCGGGGTTCGGCGGGCTGGCCGCGGCAATCGAACTGGACCGCAACGGCATTCACGACTACACCGTTTTCGAACGCGGCGAGTCCGTCGGCGGCGTGTGGCGGGCGAACTCGTATCCCGGTGCGGCCTGCGACGTGCCGTCGCCGATCTACTCGTTCTCCTACGAGCTGGAGACGGAGTGGTCGCGGCGGTTCGGCACCCAGCCGGAGATCCATCGATACCTGCGGCGCACCGCCGACAAGTACGGCGTGACCCGCAAGATCCGGTTCGGTACCGAGGTCGTCGCGGCGACCTTCGAGGAGGACGCGGGCCGCTGGCGGGTCGAGCAGGCCGGCGGGGAGGTGGACTACTTCGATGCGCTGATCTGCGCGACCGGGCAGCTGTCCCGGCCCAAACTGCCCGAACTCGACGGGATGGACAGTTTCGCGGGAGCGCAGTTCCACTCGGCGCAGTGGGACCACAGCGTCGATCTGACCGGCAAGCGGGTCGCGGTGGTCGGTAGCGGTGCGAGCGCGGTGCAGATCGTGCCCGCCATCGCCGACCGGGTCGCGGCGCTGGAGGTGGTGCAGCGGTCGGCGTATTGGGTGGGCAACAAATGGGACCATCAGACCAGCAAGACCGTGCGCGCCCTGCTGCGCACCGTGCCCGGACTCGCACGGCTGCAACACAATGCCGAATGGCTCTGGTACGAAGCGCGGGCGCCGTTCATCGCGCGCTGGGCCGAACCGGTGCAGATCGCGTTCGAGTACTGGCTGAAGTTCAAGATCCGCCGCGAGATTCGCGATCCGGAGCTGCGCGCGGCGGTGACGCCGGACTACCGGTTCGGATGCAATCGGGTGCTGCTGTCCAACGCCTGGTATCCGGCGCTGGACCGAGAGCATGTGACCCTGCATCCACACGGCGTCCACCGCGTCACCGAGCGCGGACTGGTGCTCTCCGACGGTAGCGAGGTGGCCGCCGATGTCATCGTGTGGTGCACGGGCTTCACGGCGAGCGAGTATCTCGCGCCGATCGACATCACCGGGCTCGACGGACGAAAACTGCACGCGGAGTGGAAGTCCGGGCCGTACGCCCATCTCGGCATCACGGTGTCCGGCTACCCGAATATGTTCCTGATGTACGGGCCCAACACCGGGTCGCTCACCAACACCATCACCTTCCTGCTGGAGAAGCAGGCCCGTTACGCCCGCCAGGCGATCGAGCGGATCGCCGCGCGCGGCGGGTGGCTCGACGTGCGCCCGGAAGTGCAGGAGGCGTTCAACGACGGACTCCAGCACACGTTGCGGCGCACGGTATTCACCACCGGCTGCCCCGGCTGGTATCACACTCCCGAGGGCAAGGTCACCGCCGTCTGGCCGGGCTCGCACGTCGCCTACGCCCGCAAGACCCGGAAGGTCGATTTCGACGAGTACGAGCACCGTGCCGCTTCAGGCGAGCTCATGCACGGGCTGTCGTAG
- a CDS encoding isochorismatase family protein, producing the protein MKDLAEDARGAGYGTPLGAGDHPAVLVIDVCAAYLVDDSPLRAPVEDAVRAAATVVHRARAAGYPVLFTRVSYQPGTGEGGLFRRKVPTLVVFEEGNPLAEFLDDPAPLPGESVITKQYPSAFHGTALAANLTAAGIDTLLITGLTTSGCVRATATDALQHGFRPLVVADACGDRDPRLHDANLFDLNAKYADVIGLDAALRVLR; encoded by the coding sequence ATGAAAGATCTGGCCGAAGACGCCCGCGGCGCGGGTTACGGCACGCCCTTGGGCGCCGGGGACCACCCCGCCGTGCTGGTGATCGATGTCTGTGCCGCCTACCTGGTGGACGACTCCCCGCTGCGCGCGCCGGTGGAGGACGCGGTGCGCGCGGCCGCCACGGTGGTGCACCGCGCGCGTGCGGCGGGATATCCGGTGTTGTTCACCCGCGTCAGCTACCAGCCCGGCACCGGCGAGGGCGGTTTGTTCCGCCGGAAAGTCCCCACCCTCGTTGTGTTCGAGGAAGGCAATCCCCTGGCCGAGTTCCTCGACGATCCGGCCCCGCTTCCCGGCGAATCGGTGATCACCAAGCAGTATCCGAGCGCCTTCCACGGCACCGCATTGGCCGCCAACCTCACCGCCGCCGGCATCGATACCCTGCTCATCACCGGCCTCACCACCAGCGGCTGCGTGCGCGCCACCGCGACCGACGCGCTCCAGCACGGTTTCCGCCCCCTGGTCGTCGCCGACGCCTGTGGCGACCGCGACCCCCGGCTGCACGACGCGAACCTGTTCGACCTCAACGCCAAGTACGCCGACGTCATCGGTCTCGACGCGGCGCTCCGGGTCCTGCGTTGA
- a CDS encoding dihydroorotase: MAATDLLIRNARVVRPGDPSTDSPAAVDIAVAEGVVTAVGPNLAAGGVDRVVDAQGLLAFPGIVDAHQHWGIYQELSADTASESRACAQGGVTTSITYMRTGRYYLNRGGAYRDFVPEVLDRMAGRAFVDHALHLAPMTAEHIAEIPALIEDFGITSFKIFMFYGGHGLHGRATDQADFLMIPPSARYDLAHFEFVMRGIQDARARFGDRISLSLHCETAEIMTAYTEMVERAGTLTGLRAYSASRPAHSEGLAITMAAYLAHETGLANINLLHLSSAKAVEAALTMARAFPHVDFRREVTIGHLLADVDTAHGLGGKVNPPLRDRDDVETLWRHLLDGDIDWVVSDHACCREEQKFGADRGDVFAAKSGFGGAEYLLPGLVGAGRKRGLPLSRIAELTAWNPAQRYGLRTKGAIAAGFDADIALVDPGARWTVRAADSESAQQYTPFEGFEMNARVTDVFLRGQHILNDGKVQGDPQGRYLRRAPV; encoded by the coding sequence GTGGCGGCGACCGACCTGCTGATCCGGAACGCCCGCGTGGTGCGCCCGGGTGACCCGTCCACCGACAGTCCCGCGGCCGTGGATATCGCTGTCGCGGAAGGTGTCGTCACCGCCGTGGGCCCGAATCTGGCCGCGGGGGGCGTAGACCGCGTGGTGGATGCCCAAGGGCTGCTGGCCTTTCCGGGCATCGTCGACGCCCATCAGCACTGGGGTATCTATCAGGAGCTGTCCGCCGACACCGCCAGCGAAAGCCGGGCCTGTGCCCAGGGCGGCGTCACCACGTCCATCACCTACATGCGGACCGGGCGCTACTACCTGAATCGGGGCGGCGCCTACCGCGACTTCGTGCCGGAGGTGCTCGACCGGATGGCAGGCCGCGCCTTCGTCGATCACGCCCTGCACCTCGCCCCGATGACCGCCGAGCATATTGCCGAGATCCCCGCGCTCATCGAGGATTTCGGCATCACCTCGTTCAAGATCTTCATGTTCTACGGTGGGCACGGCCTGCACGGGCGCGCCACGGATCAGGCCGACTTCCTGATGATTCCGCCCAGTGCGCGCTACGACCTGGCGCACTTCGAGTTCGTGATGCGTGGAATCCAAGACGCACGTGCGCGTTTCGGTGACCGGATCTCCCTGTCGCTGCACTGCGAGACCGCCGAGATCATGACCGCGTACACCGAGATGGTGGAGCGCGCGGGCACGCTGACCGGCTTGCGCGCCTACAGCGCCTCGCGTCCCGCCCATTCCGAGGGTCTGGCCATCACCATGGCCGCCTATCTGGCCCACGAAACCGGCTTGGCGAACATCAACCTGCTGCACCTGTCCTCGGCCAAGGCGGTCGAGGCCGCGCTCACGATGGCGCGAGCCTTCCCGCACGTCGACTTTCGCCGCGAGGTCACCATCGGTCACCTGCTCGCGGACGTCGATACCGCGCACGGTCTCGGTGGCAAGGTGAACCCACCGCTGCGCGACCGCGACGACGTCGAGACGCTGTGGCGGCATCTGCTGGACGGCGACATCGACTGGGTGGTCAGCGATCACGCCTGCTGCCGCGAGGAGCAGAAATTCGGGGCCGACCGCGGCGACGTGTTCGCCGCCAAGTCCGGCTTCGGCGGCGCCGAGTACCTGTTACCCGGGCTGGTGGGCGCGGGGCGGAAGCGTGGTCTGCCGCTGTCTCGCATCGCGGAGTTGACCGCATGGAACCCGGCCCAGCGCTACGGCCTGCGAACCAAGGGCGCCATCGCCGCGGGCTTCGATGCCGATATCGCGCTCGTCGATCCCGGAGCGCGCTGGACCGTGCGGGCCGCGGATTCCGAATCCGCGCAGCAATACACGCCTTTCGAGGGATTCGAGATGAACGCCCGGGTCACCGATGTCTTCCTGCGGGGTCAGCACATCCTGAACGACGGCAAAGTCCAGGGCGATCCGCAGGGCCGCTATCTGCGCCGCGCGCCGGTCTGA
- a CDS encoding CaiB/BaiF CoA transferase family protein, translating to MTDPLSGIRVLDVATLFAGPLAATLLADFGAEVIKIEHPNGDPVRTHGAQRDGVGLWWKMLGRGKKSVTLYLGSPDGQEIFRRMVADADVVIENFRPGTLERWGLGYAELRAINPRLVLTRVTGFGQIGPYAHRPGFGTLAEAMSGFAAVTGEPDGPPTLPPFGLADGIAALATAFAVMTALRARDRDGHGQQIDMAIIEPILTVLGPQLIAYDQLGELQPRMGNRSANNAPRNTYRTADGGWVAVSTSAQSVAERVVRLVGRADLAEQPWFGSGAERARHADELDAAVGGWIVARSTEEVVRAFEKAEAAVAPIYTAADIMTDPQFQALGTIAELPDDELGLVKMQNVLFRLSATPGRIRWTGPPLGAHTAEVLAGYGVTADRLAELRTTGVVR from the coding sequence ATGACCGATCCGCTGTCGGGAATCCGGGTGCTGGATGTGGCGACACTGTTCGCGGGGCCGCTGGCAGCGACGCTGCTCGCGGATTTCGGGGCCGAGGTGATCAAGATCGAGCACCCCAACGGCGATCCGGTGCGCACCCACGGCGCGCAGCGGGACGGGGTCGGCTTGTGGTGGAAGATGCTGGGGCGCGGCAAGAAGTCGGTCACCCTGTACCTCGGTTCGCCCGACGGCCAGGAGATCTTCCGGCGCATGGTGGCCGACGCGGATGTGGTCATCGAGAATTTTCGCCCCGGCACCCTCGAGCGCTGGGGCCTCGGCTACGCCGAACTCCGCGCGATCAACCCCCGGCTGGTGCTGACCCGGGTCACCGGCTTCGGCCAGATCGGCCCGTACGCACACCGGCCCGGCTTCGGCACGCTGGCCGAGGCGATGAGCGGGTTCGCCGCCGTCACCGGCGAACCCGACGGGCCGCCGACCCTGCCGCCGTTCGGCCTCGCCGACGGCATCGCCGCATTGGCCACCGCCTTCGCGGTAATGACCGCGCTGCGAGCCCGCGACCGCGACGGACACGGTCAGCAGATCGACATGGCCATCATCGAACCCATCCTCACCGTGCTCGGGCCGCAGCTCATCGCCTACGACCAACTCGGTGAACTGCAGCCGCGGATGGGCAACCGATCCGCCAACAATGCCCCCCGCAATACCTATCGCACGGCGGACGGCGGCTGGGTGGCGGTGTCCACCAGTGCCCAGTCGGTTGCCGAGCGGGTTGTGCGCCTGGTCGGGCGGGCCGACCTCGCCGAGCAGCCGTGGTTCGGCTCGGGAGCCGAAAGAGCCCGGCACGCAGACGAACTCGATGCCGCGGTCGGCGGCTGGATCGTCGCCCGATCGACCGAGGAGGTGGTGCGCGCCTTCGAGAAAGCCGAAGCCGCCGTGGCACCGATCTACACCGCCGCCGACATCATGACCGATCCGCAATTCCAGGCGCTGGGCACCATCGCCGAACTGCCCGACGACGAACTGGGACTCGTGAAAATGCAGAACGTGCTGTTCCGGCTGTCCGCAACGCCCGGCCGAATCCGCTGGACCGGGCCACCGTTGGGCGCACACACCGCCGAAGTGCTCGCGGGCTACGGTGTGACCGCCGACCGGCTGGCCGAACTCCGCACCACCGGAGTCGTGCGATGA